The Rhinolophus ferrumequinum isolate MPI-CBG mRhiFer1 chromosome 4, mRhiFer1_v1.p, whole genome shotgun sequence genome has a window encoding:
- the POMK gene encoding protein O-mannose kinase: protein MEKKPQEGRKGPAHRGVPPVVGLLLGTALMNALLYLCLDRFFISPPRSALDPTHCPYGYFRMGPMKNCSPWLSCEELRTEVRQLKRVGEGAVKRVFLSEWKERKVALSRLTSLELKDDFLHGLQMLKSLQSRHVVTLLGYCEDDNTILTEYHPLGSLSSLEETLNLSKYRNVNTWQHRLQLAMDYVGIINYLHHSPLGTLVMCDSSDLPKTLSQYLLTSNFSIVVNDLDALPLVNRSSGTFVKCGHRELHGDFVAPEQLWPYGEDMSFHDDLMPSYDEKIDIWKIPDVSSFLLGHVEGSDMVRFHLFDIHKACKSQTPAERPTAQDILDTYQKVLNSLRDTTVSQTREML from the exons ATGGAAAAGAAACCTCAGGAAGGCAGAAAAGGCCCCGCCCACAGAGGAGTGCCCCCCGTTGTGGGGCTGCTGCTGGGCACAGCCCTCATGAATGCACTCCTCTACCTCTGCCTCGATCGGTTTTTTATTTCCCCTCCACGTTCCGCGTTGGACCCCACTCACTGTCCCTATGGTTACTTCAGAATGGGACCGATGAAAAACTGCTCCCCGTGGCTGTCCTGTGAGGAGCTGAGGACAGAAGTGAGGCAGTTGAAACGTGTTGGGGAAGGAGCTGTGAAGAGA GTCTTTCTGTCAGAGTGGAAGGAACGCAAAGTCGCTCTCTCCCGGCTCACCAGTCTGGAGCTGAAAGACGATTTCCTCCACGGGCTGCAGATGCTGAAGTCTCTGCAGAGTAGACATGTTGTCACACTGCTCGGCTACTGTGAGGATGACAATACTATTCTCACTGAGTATCACCCCTTAGGGTCCTTGAGCAGCCTGGAAGAAACACTAAATCTTTCCAAGTACCGAAATGTGAACACGTGgcagcacaggctgcagctggcCATGGATTACGTCGGCATCATCAACTACCTGCACCACAGTCCCCTGGGCACACTGGTCATGTGCGACTCCAGTGACCTGCCCAAGACGCTGTCCCAGTACCTGCTGACAAGTAACTTCAGCATTGTGGTGAACGACCTGGACGCCTTGCCCCTGGTGAACCGCAGCTCAGGGACGTTCGTGAAGTGTGGCCACAGGGAGCTGCACGGAGATTTCGTGGCTCCAGAGCAGCTGTGGCCCTATGGAGAGGACATGTCTTTTCACGACGATCTCATGCCCTCGTATGATGAGAAGATCGACATCTGGAAAATTCCAGACGTCTCCAGTTTCCTTTTGGGGCATGTCGAAGGAAGTGATATGGTCCGATTCCATTTGTTTGATATTCATAAAGCATGTAAGAGCCAGACTCCTGCAGAGAGACCCACTGCTCAGGATATTCTGGACACTTACCAGAAGGTTTTGAATTCCCTCAGAGACACCACGGTGTCTCAGACAAGAGAAATGCTCTGA